A region from the Candidatus Thiothrix putei genome encodes:
- a CDS encoding ABC transporter permease: MNAQQLWTAYTTILVKEVLRFARIWVQTIVPPVITTALYFVIFGNLIGSQIGDMEGHSYIDFITPGLIMMTVITNSYANVVSSFYGSKFQGNVAEMLVSPMPNWIILAGFVSGGVARGLAVGLAVTLVSLIFSTLSVQHIFITFTIVLLTSVLFSLAGIINAVYAKSFDDITIIPTFVLTPLTYLGGVFYSIAMLSPLWQNISLLNPVLYMVNGFRYGILGASDMAIWVSYAVIIGFIGLLGGFSLYLLNKGIGIRS, translated from the coding sequence ATGAATGCTCAACAACTCTGGACAGCCTACACCACTATTCTGGTCAAAGAAGTGCTGCGCTTCGCACGGATTTGGGTACAAACCATTGTTCCCCCCGTGATCACCACCGCGCTATATTTCGTGATTTTCGGCAATCTGATCGGCTCGCAAATTGGCGATATGGAAGGGCATAGCTACATCGACTTCATTACGCCGGGCTTGATCATGATGACCGTGATCACCAACTCCTACGCCAACGTGGTGTCGTCGTTTTACGGCAGCAAATTTCAGGGCAATGTCGCCGAAATGCTGGTATCGCCGATGCCGAATTGGATCATTCTGGCAGGCTTTGTAAGCGGTGGCGTAGCGCGTGGCTTGGCGGTTGGGTTGGCAGTCACGCTGGTATCGCTGATCTTCAGTACCCTGAGTGTGCAACATATTTTCATCACCTTTACGATTGTGCTGCTGACATCGGTACTGTTTTCGTTGGCGGGGATAATCAACGCGGTGTACGCGAAAAGTTTTGATGACATCACCATTATCCCAACCTTCGTACTGACGCCGCTGACGTATTTGGGCGGGGTGTTTTACTCGATTGCGATGCTGTCACCGCTGTGGCAGAACATTTCCTTGCTGAACCCCGTGCTCTACATGGTGAATGGCTTCCGTTACGGCATTTTGGGCGCGTCGGATATGGCGATTTGGGTAAGTTACGCGGTAATCATCGGTTTTATCGGCTTGTTGGGCGGATTTAGCCTGTATTTGTTGAATAAAGGCATTGGGATTCGCAGTTGA
- a CDS encoding CbbQ/NirQ/NorQ/GpvN family protein — translation MNCRAHDLILPHYQAQAQEVTLFEHAFRRQLPVLLKGPTGCGKTRFVEHMAAKLGRPLYTVACHDDLSAADLVGRHLIGDGETYWNDGPLTRAVREGAICYLDEVVEARKDTTVILHPLSDNRRILPIERTGETLHAPPEFMLVVSYNPGYQNLLKGMKPSTRQRFVALRFDYPKPEIETRIVAQETGVDTQLAAQLVKLANALRVLKEHDLEESDSTRLLVYTATLMQDGFEPLAACRAALVEPLTDDPETVEALMEVVNTFFA, via the coding sequence ATGAATTGCCGCGCACACGATTTGATCCTCCCGCATTACCAAGCCCAAGCGCAGGAAGTGACGCTGTTTGAACACGCCTTCCGCCGCCAACTGCCGGTTTTGCTGAAAGGCCCCACGGGTTGCGGCAAAACCCGCTTCGTCGAACACATGGCAGCCAAGCTGGGCAGACCGCTGTACACGGTTGCCTGCCACGACGATTTAAGCGCAGCAGATTTGGTCGGGCGGCATCTCATCGGCGATGGCGAAACCTACTGGAACGACGGCCCCTTAACCCGTGCGGTGCGCGAAGGCGCAATCTGCTATCTGGATGAAGTGGTGGAAGCCCGCAAAGATACCACCGTGATCTTGCACCCACTCTCCGACAACCGCCGCATCCTGCCCATCGAACGCACGGGCGAAACCTTACACGCGCCGCCCGAATTCATGCTGGTGGTGTCCTACAACCCCGGCTACCAGAATTTGCTCAAGGGCATGAAACCCTCTACCCGCCAGCGTTTCGTGGCACTGCGTTTCGACTATCCCAAACCAGAGATCGAAACCCGTATTGTGGCGCAAGAAACCGGTGTGGATACCCAACTCGCCGCGCAACTGGTCAAGCTGGCAAACGCCTTGCGGGTGCTAAAAGAACATGATCTGGAAGAATCCGACTCCACCCGTTTACTGGTCTATACCGCTACGCTAATGCAGGACGGCTTCGAGCCACTCGCCGCCTGCCGCGCCGCGCTGGTCGAGCCACTGACCGATGACCCCGAAACGGTGGAAGCCTTAATGGAAGTGGTTAATACATTTTTCGCTTAA
- a CDS encoding TIGR03862 family flavoprotein yields the protein MIVIGGGPAGLMAAEQLTNAGYAVDLYDAMPTLGRKFLLAGIGGLNITHYEPFEAFCSRYAEHQPQLQPLLARFGAEELRAWCAKLGVETFVGTSGRVFPKEMKAAPLLRAWLARLKRNGLRVHPRHRWVGWDAQGQLVFETPPSTITVPYTAVILALGGGSWKKLGSDGAWVKLLTDRQIPIAPLKPTNCGFLCAWSEHLSSRFAGSPLKSVTLSFTDLTGQTETRMGEMIVTARGVEGSLIYAFSARLRDTLDTHGSATFHLDLLPNHSHAQLEAALHKKPANKTLGNFLKSHWKLDGVKAALLFETLDKAHWQNIPLLAATLKAIPITITATTPIDEAISTAGGVPFEALDENLMLRHLPGVFCAGEMLDWEAPTGGYLLTACFASGREVGEGVIRWLASVSETRLTPPH from the coding sequence GTGATCGTTATCGGCGGCGGTCCCGCTGGACTTATGGCGGCAGAACAGCTTACCAACGCGGGTTATGCGGTGGATTTGTACGATGCCATGCCGACGCTGGGGCGCAAGTTCTTGCTGGCGGGGATTGGCGGTTTGAACATTACCCACTATGAACCGTTTGAGGCGTTTTGCAGCCGCTACGCCGAACATCAACCGCAATTACAACCGCTGTTAGCACGCTTTGGCGCAGAAGAATTGCGGGCGTGGTGTGCGAAATTGGGCGTAGAAACGTTTGTTGGCACATCGGGGCGCGTGTTTCCTAAGGAAATGAAAGCTGCGCCGTTATTGCGGGCGTGGTTGGCACGGCTGAAACGTAACGGGTTGCGGGTGCATCCGCGTCATCGTTGGGTGGGGTGGGATGCGCAGGGGCAACTTGTGTTTGAAACACCCCCAAGTACAATTACCGTTCCCTACACCGCAGTCATTCTCGCCCTCGGCGGTGGTAGCTGGAAAAAACTCGGCAGCGATGGCGCATGGGTCAAGCTGCTAACCGACCGTCAGATCCCCATCGCCCCCTTAAAACCCACCAACTGCGGCTTTCTGTGTGCATGGAGCGAACACCTCAGCAGCCGCTTTGCCGGTTCACCGCTAAAATCCGTCACTTTAAGTTTCACCGATTTGACGGGGCAAACCGAAACGCGCATGGGTGAAATGATCGTCACCGCACGCGGCGTGGAAGGCAGCTTAATCTACGCCTTTTCTGCTCGCTTACGTGACACGCTGGATACACACGGTTCAGCCACCTTCCACTTGGATTTACTCCCCAACCACAGCCACGCCCAGCTTGAAGCCGCCTTGCACAAAAAGCCCGCCAACAAAACGCTGGGCAACTTTCTAAAAAGCCATTGGAAATTGGATGGGGTAAAAGCAGCACTGCTGTTTGAAACGCTGGATAAAGCACACTGGCAAAACATTCCACTGCTCGCTGCAACCTTAAAAGCCATTCCCATTACCATCACCGCGACCACGCCCATTGACGAAGCCATCAGCACCGCAGGCGGCGTACCGTTTGAAGCCTTGGATGAAAATTTGATGTTGCGGCACTTACCGGGGGTATTTTGCGCGGGGGAAATGCTGGATTGGGAAGCGCCGACAGGCGGTTATCTCCTGACAGCGTGCTTTGCCAGCGGACGAGAGGTCGGAGAGGGCGTCATCCGCTGGTTAGCATCGGTCAGTGAGACACGTCTAACTCCGCCGCACTAA
- a CDS encoding bifunctional isocitrate dehydrogenase kinase/phosphatase: protein MAEQALQINSLARGIATTILQGFNRHFAIFQQITAGARQRFEDADWKAVQLASRERIMLYDHRIKETIALTRDLYEIKTIDPSLWREVKHCYMRLLLDHQQPELAETFYTSVFCRQFPRQYYTNEFIFVRSSISTEYIDSEETSYVCYYPGTSGLRESIISILHNAGFVLPFENLERDLRNIYRAIVKHYPGKTNRKAQLNFQLAVIRHPFFRNKAAYLVGRMINGREETAFALPILNNENGGLYIDALVWGEKQLSVVFSYSQAYFMMEHQVPSAVVCFLQQLLPRRDTSELYSAIGLHKQGKSAFYRDFLHHLKHSSDEFVIAPGIRGMVMMVFTLPSYPYVFKIIKDKFAPHKKNSPANRLRKNTSW, encoded by the coding sequence ATGGCAGAACAGGCTTTGCAGATCAATTCTCTTGCACGCGGCATTGCCACCACCATCCTGCAAGGCTTTAACCGGCACTTTGCTATTTTCCAGCAAATCACCGCTGGCGCACGTCAGCGTTTTGAGGATGCGGATTGGAAAGCGGTGCAACTCGCCTCCCGCGAACGCATTATGTTGTATGATCATCGCATCAAGGAAACCATTGCCCTGACCCGCGATTTGTATGAAATCAAGACCATCGACCCCAGCCTATGGCGCGAAGTCAAACACTGTTACATGCGCCTGTTGCTGGATCACCAACAGCCGGAACTGGCGGAAACCTTCTACACCTCAGTGTTTTGCCGCCAATTTCCACGCCAGTACTACACCAACGAATTCATCTTTGTGCGTAGCTCGATTTCGACCGAATACATTGATTCAGAAGAAACCAGCTACGTGTGCTACTACCCCGGCACGAGCGGCTTGCGCGAATCCATTATCAGCATCCTCCACAATGCGGGATTTGTGCTGCCGTTTGAAAACCTCGAACGCGACCTGCGCAATATTTACCGCGCCATCGTCAAGCACTACCCCGGCAAGACCAACCGCAAGGCACAACTGAATTTCCAGCTTGCCGTGATCCGCCACCCGTTTTTCCGTAACAAGGCGGCGTATCTGGTCGGGCGCATGATCAATGGGCGTGAAGAAACCGCCTTCGCCCTGCCCATTCTCAACAATGAAAACGGTGGTTTGTACATTGATGCGCTGGTGTGGGGGGAAAAGCAGCTTTCCGTGGTCTTCAGCTACTCGCAGGCGTATTTCATGATGGAACATCAAGTGCCGTCGGCGGTGGTGTGCTTCCTGCAACAATTGCTGCCGCGCCGCGATACCTCAGAGCTGTATTCAGCGATTGGTTTGCACAAGCAGGGCAAATCGGCGTTTTACCGCGACTTTTTGCACCACTTGAAGCATTCCAGCGATGAATTCGTGATCGCGCCAGGGATACGCGGCATGGTGATGATGGTATTCACCCTGCCCTCTTACCCCTACGTGTTCAAGATCATCAAGGACAAATTCGCGCCACACAAAAAGAATTCACCCGCCAACAGGTTGAGGAAAAATACCAGTTGGTGA
- a CDS encoding Crp/Fnr family transcriptional regulator encodes MKLDNYTLTVLHRSPLFRALEPDQFNALVDTAHLYTLNEGEFLFRQGDPMNEVFVCSKGFMKLFRLTPNGDEKVVDIIAPGSSFAEAVLFMGGQQYPVHAVALKPAIVVGINAAQYEQMLRSSIDLCFGMMGLMSRRMHWLLNEVDRLTLHNATFRLVIWLLEMRCSDPSCDRIVLDVPKHVVASRLSIKPETFSRILKRLASQELIAVNDQHITLLDVAALEALVRIEL; translated from the coding sequence ATGAAATTAGATAATTACACCCTGACTGTCTTGCACCGCTCGCCGCTGTTTCGCGCCCTTGAACCCGATCAGTTCAATGCCTTGGTGGATACGGCGCATTTGTACACCTTGAACGAAGGCGAATTTTTGTTTCGGCAGGGCGACCCGATGAACGAAGTTTTCGTGTGCAGCAAGGGCTTTATGAAACTGTTCCGCCTGACTCCGAATGGTGATGAGAAAGTGGTGGACATTATTGCCCCCGGTAGCAGTTTCGCCGAAGCGGTGTTGTTCATGGGCGGGCAGCAATATCCGGTACACGCGGTGGCGCTCAAACCCGCCATCGTTGTCGGCATCAATGCAGCGCAATACGAACAAATGCTGCGATCTTCCATCGACCTGTGCTTCGGCATGATGGGGCTGATGAGCCGCAGGATGCACTGGTTGCTGAACGAAGTTGACCGTTTGACGCTGCATAATGCTACTTTCCGCCTGGTAATTTGGTTGCTGGAAATGCGGTGCAGTGATCCTTCCTGTGACCGCATTGTGCTGGATGTGCCGAAGCATGTCGTGGCTTCGCGCCTGTCGATCAAGCCTGAAACGTTCTCGCGCATCCTCAAGCGCCTTGCCAGCCAAGAGCTGATTGCAGTGAATGATCAGCATATTACCTTGCTGGATGTGGCGGCGCTGGAAGCGTTGGTACGCATCGAGCTTTAA
- a CDS encoding bifunctional isocitrate dehydrogenase kinase/phosphatase: protein MKRHDRVGRMADMLEYSNVALPLERFDASLLEELQETCASSISYDTDNLVFRHVYMERRMIPLNIFIETADDDVLEGVIEDYGNAIKQLAGANIFPGDFLYKNFGVTQQGRVVFYDYDEITYMTECNFRKIPPPRFPEDEFRSEPWYSVEPNDVFPEEFGTFLLSTPKIRKTFLKYHRNLLDARYWKEKQDKIKAGKYEDVFPYPEALRFKR from the coding sequence GTGAAACGCCACGACCGCGTGGGGCGCATGGCGGATATGCTGGAATATTCCAACGTTGCGCTGCCACTGGAACGTTTCGATGCCAGCCTGCTGGAGGAACTGCAAGAAACCTGTGCCAGTAGCATCAGTTATGACACCGACAATCTGGTGTTCCGCCATGTTTATATGGAACGGCGCATGATTCCGCTGAACATTTTCATCGAAACCGCTGACGATGACGTTCTGGAAGGGGTGATCGAAGACTACGGCAATGCCATCAAGCAATTGGCGGGCGCGAACATTTTCCCCGGCGATTTCCTCTACAAAAACTTCGGGGTCACGCAGCAAGGGCGCGTGGTGTTCTACGATTACGACGAAATTACCTACATGACGGAATGCAATTTCCGCAAGATTCCACCGCCGCGCTTCCCGGAAGACGAGTTCCGTTCCGAACCGTGGTATTCGGTCGAGCCGAATGACGTGTTCCCGGAAGAATTCGGTACGTTTTTGCTGTCTACGCCCAAAATCCGCAAAACTTTCCTCAAATACCATCGGAATTTGTTGGATGCACGTTATTGGAAAGAGAAGCAGGATAAGATCAAGGCGGGCAAGTACGAAGATGTGTTCCCCTATCCTGAGGCATTGCGCTTCAAGCGTTGA
- a CDS encoding ABC transporter ATP-binding protein, translated as MTTALDIQGLQKTYGNGFTALKSIDLRVEQGDFFALLGANGAGKSTTIGIASSLVNKTAGKVSIFGYDLDTQREQAKAQIGLVPQEFNFNIFEPVVEIVVNQGGYYGIPRAEAFARAEVLLKQLGLWEKARDQARTLSGGMKRRLMIARSLIHQPRLLILDEPTAGVDIEIRRSMWEFLRKLNADGTTIILTTHYLEEAESLCRNIGIIDRGELIENTSMKQLLNRLDTESYVFDLASPVQVLPTTSNLCHFTLQDPTTLEAVFHKEHYSLNKVFAFLNEHGVIVNSMRNKTNRLEQLFMDLVENNKQ; from the coding sequence ATGACGACGGCTCTCGACATTCAAGGCTTACAAAAAACCTACGGCAACGGCTTCACCGCCCTCAAAAGTATCGACTTGCGCGTGGAACAAGGCGACTTCTTCGCCCTGCTCGGTGCAAACGGCGCAGGCAAATCCACCACCATCGGCATTGCCAGTTCCTTGGTGAACAAAACCGCAGGCAAGGTCAGCATTTTCGGCTACGACCTCGATACCCAACGCGAACAAGCCAAAGCGCAAATCGGGCTAGTGCCGCAAGAATTCAACTTCAATATTTTCGAGCCAGTCGTTGAAATCGTGGTCAATCAAGGCGGCTATTACGGCATCCCGCGTGCCGAAGCCTTTGCCCGTGCCGAAGTGCTGCTCAAACAACTCGGTTTGTGGGAAAAAGCCCGCGACCAAGCCCGCACCCTCTCCGGTGGCATGAAACGCCGCCTGATGATTGCACGTTCCCTCATCCACCAACCGCGCCTGCTGATTCTCGACGAACCCACCGCTGGCGTTGACATCGAAATTCGCCGTTCGATGTGGGAATTCCTGCGCAAACTCAACGCGGATGGCACAACCATCATTCTTACCACCCACTATCTGGAAGAAGCCGAAAGCCTGTGCCGCAATATCGGCATTATCGACCGAGGCGAGTTGATCGAAAACACCAGCATGAAACAGCTTCTCAACCGACTGGATACCGAAAGCTACGTCTTCGACCTTGCCAGCCCGGTGCAGGTATTACCGACTACCAGCAACCTGTGCCATTTCACCCTGCAAGACCCAACCACTTTGGAAGCGGTATTCCACAAAGAACACTACTCACTCAACAAAGTGTTCGCCTTCCTCAATGAACACGGTGTCATCGTCAACAGTATGCGCAATAAAACCAACCGCTTAGAACAACTTTTCATGGATTTGGTGGAGAACAACAAGCAATGA
- a CDS encoding efflux RND transporter periplasmic adaptor subunit, producing MTSPLLKKILLPLIVVVVLGGFGWVVTQQGSMAATRITVATVTNQAISASVFGIGTVEARYNYRIDPTAAGRVQQVLVDVGDSVQAGQTLAIMDSVDLDSRIQAAGLAAERATASIASANAQTKEANARFTLAQHEAQRQQILAAKALVSQSSSDARQQDLAVANAAVEASHAAAAVAKKEQQRLQAEQQALRQQQANLTLTAPVAGMITSRDAEPGTTLVAGQAVLTLADPQSYWVKARIDQRLALGLQAGQTASITLRSAPQQALPGKLVRIEPLSDSVTEERLVGIAFTPVPAALSSGELAEVTLQTGQKDSALVIPNAAIQQQTGQSGVWKLNPDNSLQFTSVQTGIHSLDGQVEILSGLQADDTIVVYTSSALSADSKIKVVEKL from the coding sequence ATGACATCGCCGTTATTGAAAAAAATCTTGTTACCGCTGATTGTCGTGGTGGTGCTGGGCGGTTTTGGCTGGGTCGTGACCCAACAAGGGTCAATGGCAGCCACCCGCATCACGGTAGCGACGGTGACAAACCAAGCCATCAGTGCCAGCGTGTTTGGCATTGGTACGGTGGAAGCGCGTTACAACTACCGCATCGACCCCACGGCTGCGGGGCGCGTCCAGCAAGTGTTGGTCGATGTCGGCGACAGCGTGCAAGCGGGGCAAACCTTGGCAATCATGGATTCGGTTGACCTGGATTCCCGCATTCAAGCCGCTGGTTTAGCCGCCGAACGCGCCACTGCCAGCATCGCCAGTGCCAACGCGCAAACCAAGGAGGCGAACGCCCGTTTCACCCTTGCCCAGCACGAAGCCCAGCGTCAGCAAATCCTTGCCGCCAAAGCACTCGTCAGCCAAAGCAGCAGCGATGCCCGTCAGCAAGATTTAGCCGTTGCCAACGCCGCTGTGGAAGCCAGCCATGCCGCCGCCGCTGTCGCCAAAAAGGAACAGCAACGCCTGCAAGCCGAACAGCAAGCCTTGCGCCAACAACAAGCCAACCTCACCCTGACCGCGCCCGTTGCAGGCATGATCACCAGCCGCGATGCCGAACCGGGCACAACGCTGGTTGCAGGTCAGGCGGTTCTCACCCTTGCTGACCCGCAAAGCTACTGGGTCAAAGCCCGCATCGACCAACGCCTTGCCTTGGGTTTACAAGCGGGGCAAACGGCAAGCATCACCCTGCGTTCTGCCCCGCAACAAGCCTTACCCGGCAAGCTGGTACGCATCGAACCGTTAAGCGATAGCGTCACCGAAGAACGCCTTGTCGGCATCGCGTTCACCCCTGTTCCCGCTGCGTTATCCTCTGGCGAACTGGCGGAAGTCACCCTGCAAACCGGACAAAAAGATTCCGCGCTGGTGATTCCCAACGCCGCCATTCAGCAACAAACGGGGCAATCCGGCGTATGGAAACTCAACCCTGACAACAGCCTGCAATTCACCTCTGTGCAAACTGGCATCCATTCGCTCGACGGTCAGGTAGAAATCCTCAGCGGCTTGCAGGCGGATGACACCATCGTGGTCTACACCAGCAGCGCCCTCAGTGCTGATAGCAAAATCAAAGTGGTAGAGAAACTATGA
- a CDS encoding Fic family protein, with product MKWIHQQPEWPQFHWDDKALSTPLAQLRHQQGHLLGRMSHLGFSLQMETSLNSLTSDAVKSSAIEGEQLDREEVRSSIALQLGMDKGGHLPSSRHINGIVEVLLDATQAYQQPLTEERLCAWHSALFPSGFSGMTPIMVGMWRPPSAGAMQVISGAFGRRRVHFEAPDANRLPDEMAAFLDWFEHDGGLDPVLKAGVAHFWFITLHPFEDGNGRIARAIADMALARADATPQRFYSMSAQIEAERKHYYEQLERQQRGSLDITPWLSWFLACLGRAIASAEAALGAVLHKAKVWEHLHLYTVNERQRLIINRMMGEFEGYMNTSKYATMAKCSTDTALRDIGALVAWGVLVQNPAKGRSTSYRLVTAEELKTADVKEVAEDMAVLREWFQQQECSE from the coding sequence ATGAAATGGATACACCAACAGCCTGAATGGCCTCAATTTCACTGGGATGACAAAGCCTTGAGTACGCCACTGGCACAACTCCGTCACCAACAAGGCCACTTGCTGGGGCGAATGTCGCACCTTGGGTTTTCACTCCAGATGGAAACCAGCCTGAATAGCTTGACCAGTGATGCAGTGAAATCCTCCGCGATTGAAGGTGAACAACTGGATCGTGAGGAAGTGCGCTCTTCGATTGCGCTCCAGTTGGGGATGGATAAGGGCGGTCATTTGCCCTCCAGTCGCCATATCAATGGCATTGTCGAAGTGTTGCTGGATGCGACGCAGGCTTACCAGCAACCGCTGACCGAAGAACGCCTGTGCGCTTGGCATTCCGCGCTGTTTCCGAGTGGCTTTAGTGGCATGACACCGATTATGGTCGGAATGTGGCGACCGCCTTCTGCCGGGGCGATGCAAGTTATCTCCGGGGCTTTTGGGCGCAGGCGGGTGCATTTTGAAGCACCGGATGCTAACCGGCTACCTGATGAAATGGCGGCGTTTCTCGACTGGTTTGAGCATGACGGCGGTCTTGACCCTGTGCTGAAAGCGGGTGTGGCGCATTTCTGGTTTATCACTTTGCACCCGTTTGAAGATGGCAATGGGCGGATTGCGCGGGCGATTGCCGATATGGCGTTGGCGCGGGCGGATGCTACTCCGCAACGCTTTTACAGCATGTCGGCGCAAATTGAAGCCGAGCGCAAACATTACTATGAGCAACTCGAACGCCAGCAACGCGGTTCGCTGGATATTACCCCCTGGCTGAGCTGGTTTTTGGCGTGTTTGGGGCGGGCAATTGCCAGTGCGGAAGCAGCATTGGGCGCGGTATTGCACAAGGCCAAGGTGTGGGAACACCTGCACCTTTACACAGTAAATGAGCGGCAACGTCTGATTATTAACCGGATGATGGGTGAGTTTGAGGGGTACATGAATACCTCGAAATACGCCACGATGGCGAAATGTTCGACGGATACGGCATTGCGGGATATTGGCGCGTTGGTGGCTTGGGGCGTGTTGGTGCAGAATCCGGCGAAGGGGCGCAGCACCAGCTATCGGCTGGTGACGGCGGAGGAGTTGAAGACAGCCGATGTCAAAGAAGTCGCTGAGGATATGGCTGTTCTCCGTGAATGGTTTCAGCAACAGGAATGCAGTGAATAG
- a CDS encoding TetR/AcrR family transcriptional regulator: protein MNAATVSLRQPAQARQAEMVQAVLNLAAQQEPASITTTDIAKAVGLSQGAVFRHFPNKQAIWLNVAQWLEATLLPLVQTAAQASPDPLTSLDNIFHAHLQFVQENPGVPRFIFHELQQPAASPVKQQVAAMLQTYSGILIRVLQQAKTAGQVSPSLDERSAATLFIGSIQGLVMQAMLLGSSTSIQPMMAGVWALYLSAIRQEVAP, encoded by the coding sequence ATGAATGCTGCCACCGTTTCCCTACGCCAACCGGCACAAGCCCGCCAAGCCGAAATGGTGCAGGCAGTGCTAAATCTGGCGGCACAACAAGAACCCGCCAGCATTACCACCACCGACATTGCCAAAGCGGTCGGCTTGAGCCAAGGCGCAGTCTTTCGTCACTTTCCCAATAAACAGGCGATTTGGTTGAACGTGGCGCAATGGCTGGAAGCCACCTTGCTGCCCTTGGTGCAAACGGCGGCGCAAGCATCCCCCGACCCGCTCACCAGTCTGGACAATATTTTCCACGCCCACCTGCAATTTGTGCAGGAAAACCCCGGTGTGCCGCGCTTCATTTTCCACGAGTTGCAGCAACCCGCCGCTTCCCCCGTCAAGCAGCAAGTCGCGGCGATGTTGCAAACCTACAGCGGCATTCTGATCCGCGTACTCCAGCAAGCCAAAACCGCTGGGCAAGTCTCGCCAAGTCTGGATGAACGCAGTGCTGCCACCTTATTCATCGGCTCGATTCAGGGCTTGGTGATGCAAGCCATGTTGCTGGGTTCAAGCACCAGCATTCAGCCCATGATGGCGGGGGTATGGGCATTGTATTTAAGTGCTATCCGTCAGGAGGTTGCGCCATGA
- a CDS encoding VWA domain-containing protein, producing the protein MPDGNSGLLLFRLESLFSWTEYTPVNRTTDEDPNDDAARAAEDMDVITVARDRKASSQKIKLDLDLPNAEYDDLPQGEGIPLPEWDYRKQRLLPNHCRLQVMLPRGAQELALPVHLQAPARKLRRRFEALQPRREWRNHQQDGTELDTDSYILHLTEHQRGQVDMPMVYRDCREQGRDLSCLLLADFSMSTDSWVSNTARVVDVVRDALILFAESLSATRDRFALYGFNSLNRQNVRFYHLKKFTERYDGQVRGRIMATQPGYYTRMGAAIRHATQLLEAEPSQQKLLLLLTDGKPNDLDIYEGRYGLEDTRMALQEARRKGLKPFCVTIDDKAEDYLPRLFGQNGWVLVKKAEELPQKLPQLYALLTGR; encoded by the coding sequence ATGCCCGACGGCAACAGCGGCTTATTACTATTCCGCCTTGAAAGCCTGTTTTCCTGGACAGAATACACCCCCGTTAACCGCACCACCGACGAAGACCCCAACGACGATGCCGCCCGCGCTGCTGAAGACATGGACGTGATCACCGTAGCGCGTGACCGCAAAGCCAGTTCCCAGAAAATCAAACTCGATCTGGATTTACCCAACGCCGAGTACGACGACCTTCCGCAAGGGGAAGGCATCCCCCTCCCCGAATGGGATTATCGCAAGCAACGCCTGTTGCCCAACCATTGCCGTCTGCAAGTCATGCTGCCACGCGGGGCGCAAGAACTCGCCTTGCCCGTCCATTTGCAAGCCCCCGCCCGCAAACTACGCCGCCGCTTTGAAGCCCTGCAACCGCGCCGCGAATGGCGCAATCACCAGCAAGACGGCACAGAACTCGACACCGATAGTTACATCCTGCACCTCACCGAACACCAGCGCGGGCAAGTCGATATGCCAATGGTCTACCGCGATTGCCGTGAACAAGGGCGTGATTTGTCGTGTCTGTTGCTGGCGGATTTTTCCATGTCCACCGACAGTTGGGTCAGCAATACTGCGCGGGTGGTGGACGTGGTGCGTGACGCGCTGATCCTGTTTGCCGAAAGCCTGAGTGCCACCCGCGACCGTTTCGCCCTTTACGGCTTTAACTCGCTCAATCGCCAGAACGTGCGCTTTTACCACCTGAAAAAGTTTACCGAACGCTACGACGGGCAAGTACGCGGACGCATTATGGCTACCCAACCCGGCTATTACACCCGCATGGGTGCTGCGATCCGCCACGCCACGCAATTGCTGGAAGCCGAGCCTTCGCAGCAAAAACTGCTATTGCTGCTGACCGATGGCAAACCCAACGACCTCGACATTTACGAAGGGCGTTACGGGCTGGAAGACACGCGCATGGCGTTACAGGAAGCGCGGCGCAAAGGCTTGAAACCGTTTTGCGTCACCATCGACGATAAGGCGGAAGATTATTTGCCGCGTCTGTTTGGGCAAAACGGCTGGGTGCTGGTGAAAAAGGCGGAAGAGTTGCCACAGAAATTGCCGCAGTTGTATGCCTTGCTGACCGGGCGATAA